A region of the Sphingobium yanoikuyae genome:
TCGAACATCAGGCCGAACGGATTGATCAGGAAATGATGGTCCGGCCCCGGCACGCGGGCGGAAATATGAGTGTAGATGAAATCGTCCCAGCCATAGAGCGCCGAAAGCCGGTAGAAAGCGGCGAGATCGACCCGCACCTTCCATTCGGCTTCGCTGATGCCGGTGCGGGAAAAACGATCATCCTTGAGGATGGTGGCCATGGGGAAAGCTCCTTGCGTCAGGATCCGAAACTGGTGTCGAAGGCCTGCGCCACGTCCCGTTTGGGATCGATCAGGCCGGCGCGGCGATAGCGGTCGACGATCGCCTGCTCATGGGCGATCACCTTGGCATCGACGGGCTGCGAAATGCGGTTGCTGCGTTCGAAACTGGCGCGGGCGATGTCGATCGGCAGGCCGGTTTCCTTGGCCAGCACGGCGGCGAACTGGTCGGGATGGGCGCGGGCCCAGGCGACCGCCGTCGTCTCACGCTGGAGGAAATCGGCGAGCAATGCGCGCTTGGGCGCGATCGAGGCATCATGGGCGATGTCGATATAGAGCGGCAGGCCGTAATCCTTGGCGTCAGCAACCGCCCGCGCCCCTTCCTTGACCGCGACATTGGTATAGGGGGTCCAGGTCGACCAGGCGTCGATCGATCCACTGTCGAACGCAGCCTTGGCATCGCCCGGCGGCAGGAAGGTGACCTTGACCTTGTCGGCGGGGATATGCGCCCGCTCCAGCGCCTGGAGCAGCAGGTGATGGCCGATCGATCCGCGCGTGGTGGCGATTGTCCTGCCGACCAGATCCTGCGGCGAGCGGATCGACGATCCGTCCTTCACCAGGATCGCCAGTGCCTCGGCCGCCTGGTTGGCAGGGGCCTGGACCGCGATCGCCTTCACTGGACTGCCGCTCTGATAGGCGAAGATGAAGGGCGCGTCGGCGGCAAGGCCCAGATCGGCCGCACCGCCGCCGACCGCTTCCAGCAGCGGCTGAGCGGCGGGAAATTCCGACCATTCGACTTTGTAGGAGGCGCCATCGAGCGCGCCGGAGGCAAGCATCATCGCCTTGACCTGCCCCTTCTGGTTGGCGACGCGCAGCACCGGCACCTGTTCGGCGCGATATTGGGTGACAGCGAAAGCGACACCGGCGGAGGCGATCAGCGCGCCGGCGGTCAGGATCAGCTTTGTCTTCGCCATGTCAGCCCGCGAGCGCGACGTCGACCTTCTCCCGCTCGGCCACCTTGCGGCGGACGACCGGCAGCAGTTCGCGGCCATAGAGGATGGAATCGCCCAGCGGATCGAAGCCGCGGATCAGGAAATGATCGATGCCGATATCATAATAATCGAGCATTGCATCGGCCACCTGTTCGGGCGTGCCGACCAGGCCGGTGGAATTGCCAGCCGCGCCGGTGAGCGCAGCGACGCCGGTCCACAGCCGCTTGTCCTGCCGATTGGCCTTGGCTGCCTCCAGCAGGCGCAGCGATCCGACATTGGGCGGGCGATGGCCGGTCAGCGGCAGGCCAGCCGCGACGCGGTTTTCGCGCACCTGCTCCTCGATCTCCGCCGCGCGCTTCCAGGCCGCTTCCTCCGTGTCGGCGATCACCGGGCGCAGCGACAGCGAGAAGCCGGGAGTGCGGCCATGACGGGCGGCCGCACGGCGCACCTGGCGCACCGTGTCCTGCACCGCTTCGAGCGTTTCGCCCCAGAGCGCATAGACATCGGCATGGCGCCCGGCGACCTCGATCGCCTCGGCCGAGGAACCGCCGAAGAAGACGGGCAGATTGTCCGGCTTGATCGCGCTGAAGGCCTGGCGAATGTCGTAGAAGTCACCCTGATGGTCGAACGGCTGGGCCGCGGTCCATTCCTGGCGCAGGATGGTCAGATATTCGTCGGTGCGCTGATAGCGCTGCGCCTTGACCGTGCCGGTGTCGCCGTCACGTGCCATTTCCTCGTCGGCGCCACCGGTGATGATATGCACCGCGACCCGCCCGCCCGATAGCTGGTCGAGCGTGGCCAGCTGGCGCGCGGCCACGGTCGGCTGGGTAAAACCGGGCCGATGGGCGACCAGAAAGCCCAGCCTGCTAGTCAGCGCGGCGGCATGGGCCGCGACGATCTGACTTTCCGGACTATTGGAACCGAAGGGGATGAGGACGCGATCAAAGCCGCCATCTTCCTGCGCCTTCGCCGCAGCCTCGACATAGTCCTTGTCGAGCACACGGCTGCGCACCGCCGCCTGGGTTTCCGAGCCATTGTTGAAGCCGATATAGCCGATGAACTTGACGCTCATGGGGTCATTCCTTCCCGAAGTTCAGATGACGTAGAAGCCGTGGGTGCCGTCCTTTTCGAGCTGGGCGACAAGGCCATATTCCCAGTCGAGATAGGCCTGCATCTTCTCGGCCTTGTTGTCGGTGCCCTCATAGGGGCGCTTGTAGCGGCCCTCGGGTCCACGCGGGGGTGGCGCGCCGTCGCTGCCGCGTTCCAGCACCACCGCCGACCAGTCGACCGACAGGACATAGACTTCCCAGCCAAGCTGGGCGAGCCAGGAGGCACTCATGTCGGCGCGCGGGCCAAGATCGTCGGTGACGACGATGCGGGCGCCGCGCACCGGCGCATTATGGTCGGTTTCCTGCACCAGCTGGCCGCCCTGCGCATTGCGGAAGCCGGGCAGATGACCCGCCTCATATTCACGCGGCTGGCGCACATCGTAGAGATAGAGGGTGCGGGCGGTATCAGCCTTCAGATGCTCCAGATCGTCCCAGCCGATCCACTTGACCCCGGCGCGGTAGGCGACATCGCGGGCATGGGCACGGGCCGCCTCGATCGCCTTGCCATCGACCTCCGGCGCGGCGCGCACCTGGCCGGTTTCCAGCCCCTGCCCGGCCAGCGTCCAGCCGATCGTGCCGTTGCGCAGCGCATAGACCTTGTTGGGCAGGCCGGCATTGACCAGAGACTGGGTGCCGATGATCGACCGGGTACGGCCGGCGCAGTTGACGATGATGGTGGTGTCGGGATCGGGCGCGATCGTGCCTGCGCGCAGCACCAGTTCGGCGCCGGGCACGCTGGTCCCGGTCGGGATGCTCATCGTGTGATATTCGTCATAACGGCGCGCGTCGAGGATCGCGATGTCGGCCTTTTCGTCGATCAGCGCCTGCACATCTTCGGCCGCCAGGCTGGGGGTATGGCGGCGATGCTCGACCAGTTCGCCGAACGCCTTGGAATAGCTGTTCACATCCTCAAACAATTCATAGCCGGCGTCGCGCCAGCCTTGCAGCCCGCCCTCCAGTTCGCGCACGTCGGTATAGCCAAGCGCCTGCAATCGCACGGCGGCACGGCGCGCCAGCCCCTCGCCCGCATCATAGACGATGATCGGCGTGTCCAGCCGGGGGATGCGCCAGCGCGCTTCCTCATCGATGCGGCGCAGCGGAATCTGGGCGGCGAACAGTGGATGGCCCTGCGCAAACTCATGCTCCTCGCGCACGTCGATCAGGGCGATCTCGTCGCGGGCGATCAGCGCGGTGCGGATATCGGCCGGGGTGGCGACCTCTATGCGGTCCAATATGTCGGTGGTCATGCGTTTCTCGATCTGTCCCAGAGGTTGGGGATGACGCGGTTGGCGTATCCGGAGATGAAGCTTTTGGGTGTGCCGTCAGGGGCGAAGGTCGCGCGCTCGACCGCGCCGATATTGCCGCCATAGACATGGATGCTGACCGACGGCGCATCGGCCCGGCCGTTGGATACGCGGTGGATGTCGCCGATCCGGGGCGACACGGCATCCACCTCGCCCTCGCGCAATATGTCCGTGCCCTGCGCGACCAGTCCGCCGCCGGGCAGCCGGTGGAACCGCTCGACCTGCTCGCTGCCGCGCAGCACGCCGACCAGCCCCCAGACGCCATGGTCGTGGATCGGGGTCGACTGACCCGGCCCCCAGACGAAGCTGACGATGCTGAACCGCTCGCGGCTGTCGCAATGGAGCAGATATTGCTGATAACGATCGGGGTCCGGCCGGGCATATTCGGGCGGCAGCCAGCCGTCGCGGGCGATCAGCCGGGCAAGCAGAGTGCGGCCACTTTCCAGCAGCGCCTGTTCGTCACGGGTGCAGGCGATCAGATCGGCCAAGGCGGTGACGAAACCGCGTAGGCGGCTGGTATCGACCGGCCGGTCGATCGTGGTGACCGCGTTCATTCCGCCGCCTCCGCCTGACGAGCGAAGGGCACCACCCCCTCACCATGATGGTCGCCGCCCAGATGGGACAGAAGCTGTTCGCGCAGCCGGCCGGCGAGCCCCGCCCGCTCGCCGCGCGGCGCGTGAATGCGCTCCTCCGCGACGATCCGTCCCTTGTCGAGCACCAGCACCCGGTCGGCCAGCGCAATCGCTTCCTCGACATCATGGGTGACGATCAGCACCGCCGGCTTGTGCGTCCGCCAGAGCGAGAGGACGAGGTCATGCATGCGATAACGGGTCAGCGCATCGAGTGCGGCAAAGGGCTCATCGAGCAGCAGCAATTGGGGTTCGCGCACCAGCGCGCGGGCGAGCGCGGCGCGCTGCGCCTCGCCACCGGACAGGGTGAGCGGCCAGGCGTCCAGCCGATGGCCAAGGCCGACTTCCTTCAGCGCGGCTTGCGCCCGGTCGCGGATGGCACCGCCTTTCAGGCCCAGCGCGACATTCTTCCAGACCGGTTTCCACGGCAGCAGTCGGGCATCCTGGAACACGACGGCGCGGCTGTCGGGCACCTCCACATCCTGCGCGCCGGCATCGTCCAGCCCGGCGAGGGTGCGCAGCAAGGTGGTCTTGCCCGATCCCGACCGGCCCAGCAGGGCGATGAACTCGCCCGGCGCGATTTCCAGGTCCAGTCCGTCGATGATGCGGTTGGCGCCAAAGCTGCGGGTGAAGTGCTGCAGGCGGACGACCGGTTCGGGATGCGGCTGGTGCGCCGCGCTGTCGATGCTGGAAAAGCCGAGGCGCGCGTCCATGATCAATTCTCCACTATGCTGGGGCGCCAGACGAGGGCGCGGGCTTCGAGGGACCGGACCAGCCAGTCGGCACCAAGGCCGAGAATGGCGTAGACCATGAGGCAGACGACGATGATGTCGGTGCGCATGAAGTCGCGGGCATTATTGATGAGATAGCCAAGCCCGGCCGAGGCGTTGATCTGCTCCGCCACCACCAGCACCAGGATCGAGATGGACAGGGCGTAGCGCAGCCCGACCAGCAGCGAGGGCAAGGCGGCGGGCAACACGACGTGCCAGACCTGTTCCCAGCGGCTGAGGCCGAAGCTCTTGGCGGCATCGAGCAGGCGCGGATCGACACCGCGAATGCCGGCATAAAGGTTGAGATAGACCGGGAAGATGGTGCCGAAGGCAATGAGCGCGATCTTGGGCGTCTCGCCAATGCCGAACCAGACGATGAACAGCGGCGTCAGCGCCAGCGCGGGAATGGTCCGCTTGATCTGCATAAGCGGGTCGATCGCCAGTTCCGCGCCGCGCGACAGGCCCGCTGCCAGCCCCAGACCCAGACCCAGACCAACGCCGATCAGCAG
Encoded here:
- a CDS encoding ABC transporter ATP-binding protein, encoding MDARLGFSSIDSAAHQPHPEPVVRLQHFTRSFGANRIIDGLDLEIAPGEFIALLGRSGSGKTTLLRTLAGLDDAGAQDVEVPDSRAVVFQDARLLPWKPVWKNVALGLKGGAIRDRAQAALKEVGLGHRLDAWPLTLSGGEAQRAALARALVREPQLLLLDEPFAALDALTRYRMHDLVLSLWRTHKPAVLIVTHDVEEAIALADRVLVLDKGRIVAEERIHAPRGERAGLAGRLREQLLSHLGGDHHGEGVVPFARQAEAAE
- a CDS encoding LLM class flavin-dependent oxidoreductase, producing MSVKFIGYIGFNNGSETQAAVRSRVLDKDYVEAAAKAQEDGGFDRVLIPFGSNSPESQIVAAHAAALTSRLGFLVAHRPGFTQPTVAARQLATLDQLSGGRVAVHIITGGADEEMARDGDTGTVKAQRYQRTDEYLTILRQEWTAAQPFDHQGDFYDIRQAFSAIKPDNLPVFFGGSSAEAIEVAGRHADVYALWGETLEAVQDTVRQVRRAAARHGRTPGFSLSLRPVIADTEEAAWKRAAEIEEQVRENRVAAGLPLTGHRPPNVGSLRLLEAAKANRQDKRLWTGVAALTGAAGNSTGLVGTPEQVADAMLDYYDIGIDHFLIRGFDPLGDSILYGRELLPVVRRKVAEREKVDVALAG
- a CDS encoding ABC transporter permease gives rise to the protein MTALAIRGDTPSQRARRRFSLARFGGRWLSPLLLLLLWELGSRTGLIPERTLAAPSAVIGTLIQMVLSGELPSNLLVSFARVAVGLLIGVGLGLGLGLAAGLSRGAELAIDPLMQIKRTIPALALTPLFIVWFGIGETPKIALIAFGTIFPVYLNLYAGIRGVDPRLLDAAKSFGLSRWEQVWHVVLPAALPSLLVGLRYALSISILVLVVAEQINASAGLGYLINNARDFMRTDIIVVCLMVYAILGLGADWLVRSLEARALVWRPSIVEN
- a CDS encoding rhodanese-like domain-containing protein, whose protein sequence is MTTDILDRIEVATPADIRTALIARDEIALIDVREEHEFAQGHPLFAAQIPLRRIDEEARWRIPRLDTPIIVYDAGEGLARRAAVRLQALGYTDVRELEGGLQGWRDAGYELFEDVNSYSKAFGELVEHRRHTPSLAAEDVQALIDEKADIAILDARRYDEYHTMSIPTGTSVPGAELVLRAGTIAPDPDTTIIVNCAGRTRSIIGTQSLVNAGLPNKVYALRNGTIGWTLAGQGLETGQVRAAPEVDGKAIEAARAHARDVAYRAGVKWIGWDDLEHLKADTARTLYLYDVRQPREYEAGHLPGFRNAQGGQLVQETDHNAPVRGARIVVTDDLGPRADMSASWLAQLGWEVYVLSVDWSAVVLERGSDGAPPPRGPEGRYKRPYEGTDNKAEKMQAYLDWEYGLVAQLEKDGTHGFYVI
- a CDS encoding aliphatic sulfonate ABC transporter substrate-binding protein, with protein sequence MAKTKLILTAGALIASAGVAFAVTQYRAEQVPVLRVANQKGQVKAMMLASGALDGASYKVEWSEFPAAQPLLEAVGGGAADLGLAADAPFIFAYQSGSPVKAIAVQAPANQAAEALAILVKDGSSIRSPQDLVGRTIATTRGSIGHHLLLQALERAHIPADKVKVTFLPPGDAKAAFDSGSIDAWSTWTPYTNVAVKEGARAVADAKDYGLPLYIDIAHDASIAPKRALLADFLQRETTAVAWARAHPDQFAAVLAKETGLPIDIARASFERSNRISQPVDAKVIAHEQAIVDRYRRAGLIDPKRDVAQAFDTSFGS
- a CDS encoding cysteine dioxygenase, which encodes MNAVTTIDRPVDTSRLRGFVTALADLIACTRDEQALLESGRTLLARLIARDGWLPPEYARPDPDRYQQYLLHCDSRERFSIVSFVWGPGQSTPIHDHGVWGLVGVLRGSEQVERFHRLPGGGLVAQGTDILREGEVDAVSPRIGDIHRVSNGRADAPSVSIHVYGGNIGAVERATFAPDGTPKSFISGYANRVIPNLWDRSRNA